One Burkholderia sp. 9120 genomic window, TCAGGTCTTGTTGATGTGTGTTATGGCGCGGGGTGTGGCGATCAGCCAGGCGCGCGTGCGGCGTTTGAAATAAAACGAAAGCATATTCAGGCGAAAGCGATGGTGGCGGGATTGTTAAATTCAGATGGGCAGGCACCGAAAAAAGCGCATGGCGCAATGCCGTTATGCAACTGGCATTGCCGCGTTTTGCCGGAAAAATTGATTGAACGCCCCATTGTCAACCTCTTTATTACCCGCTTCACCTTAATGACCCCGCCCAAGGACGAAGCCGGGTTTGTGATATTCGACGTGTCCGAGATCCATCATTTTCCAGCGACCACCCCACGTCAGGCCGACCTGTTCGGCGGTCTGCCCGTATAACTGATAGCCTCGCATAGCCCAGGGATCTTTTTCTGAAATGACGAGCTTGCCGTCGCGCAAAAAAGCGTTGTCCGCGGCAAGACCGTATTGGTGATAGCTCTGAAACGCTGCGGCATTGGTGACGTTGCCCCCCATTTGCGCCAGCCGGTTTTGCCGCTCCGGACTGCGATAACCTTCCAGCAAAGCCATTTCATACCCGTATTGCTCGTGCATGATTTTATACACGAGCAATAAGCGTGTTCGGAAGTCTGCATCGAGCAAATTCCAGTCGCGGCTCGCGTCTTTGAGCGCGGGCCGAATCTGTTCGACTTCCTGCGTGGCGAATACCTCCGGCGGCAGTGGCGGCGGGGGCACGAGCTGTTCGCCGTTCAATAACGCGGCAATTTTCTCGTCCGGTACTCGCGCAGTGTCATCGAATTGGAATAATTGCCGGCCGCGTAAAGCCAATGCCACCAATGGCGGCGTCGCAAGAATACCTGTCGTGGTAAAAATCAGCAAGCGCCGCTTTACCAGTAACTTTTGCATATCAACTGCGGTGGATTGCGAAATTTTTGCCGAGCGTACTAATTGACCGCGAGCATGCGTTGCACCGCGCGATGCCCCGCGCATAACGCGGCCATGAATGGCGAGTGCAACGCCTAATAAAGAGGCGCGCACTGCCGGCAATAGCAGCATTGCGGCGATCAGGACGGCGATGGCGAAATAGGCGAGAAGTACTACGGCAATCAAAGGCGACCCCGGAAATTGGAAACAATTGTATTTTGTAATGCTTGCTCTTAGAATCAGGCCTGCTCGGAGACGAGCCGGAACGGTATTATCACGGCGAATTAAACCAGGATTCAATGAGACAGTGAATGAGTGCGCCGGAAAGTTCGAATTCCAAAGCCCCGCCTAGCCTGTTATCCGATAAGGCTAAAGGCGCTGATGCCAATGGTTCGCGAATTCTCGCGAACCTGGAAGGCCGCGTTGCGCCGCCTACCGAAAAACCGCGCCGGTCCAGGGCGCCACTTCTGCTCGTTGCGCTGCTGGTGATCGCGGCCGGCGGTTGGGGCGCATGGCATATGCAGCAGCGTCAGCATGATGAGACGCTGGCATCGGCTACGTCAGCTTCGCCGGGCGAAGCGGAGAAGCCTGCCGCGACCGCGGCTGTGCCTGCCTCTGCATCGTCGCCGGGCGCCGCGCAGGTCGTCGCGAAAGTGCCGGCGGCGCCGCTGCCGGCTTCGTCGCAAGCGGCCACCATCATCGCCGACGACAGCGACAGCAAAGCCGCCGCCGCGTCAGCACCTGCACCTGCCAGCGGCGCCGACCGCCTGTCGCGTGCGCTGGCCGACGGCGCGGAGCCGAGCAGCGCGCCGACGCCGGTGGCGTCCGCGACATCCGCTTCGGCGGTGCCGGTGCCCGCGGCCAAGCATGGCAAGAGTGCAACCGCGCTCGCCGGCAATAGCAAGCATGAAGCGGCGCACGGCAAGAAGGAAAGCGCGACCGCCAGTGCGGGCAACCGTCATGCGAGCATGCCGACCGCCGTCGCGCAGTCGAAGAAGCAGCGCCCGAACGGCACGGCGTCGAAAGACGATACGGATGCCGATCTATTGGCGGCGCTGGTTGCGCGAACCAAGCCGGCCGACACGAGGCCAGCGGGCGGCAGTGCCACGACCAAAGTGAGCGCCACGCCCGCCAGTGCGAAGCTCGCGGAGCGCGTGAAAGAGTGCGGGCAGCGTGGCTTCTTTGAAGACCAGTTGTGCCGCTGGCGCGTGTGCGACGGTCATTGGGGTAAAGATCCGGCATGTCCGGGTGCGTCGCCGCAAGCCCATCAGCCGTAATTCGGGTCGCGCGCGTCGCGCCTTTACCGTGACGCGCCGCTAACCCCTCGTCGAGTTTCACCTGCCGCCACGGAGTGTGTGCCGTGGCGGCGGCATCGACCGCCATGCGCGTCAGGCGACGCGCATGCGCTTCCACAAAAAATCCAGCTACGCGCGTCACCGTGCGGGGACCTGTTCGTCCTCGCCGGGGCGGCATTGTTGCCGCCGGCTCGCGCAATGTTGCGATCAAAAATAAGAGACATCAATGAAAAGACTTCTTGTAGCAATGACGTGCGTGGCAAGCGTGACGGCCGTTCTGGCCGTTTCCGCGTGCGGCGGCAACAGCCTGACTGCATCCAGCGCTGCACCGAAAGTGATTATCGATAGCGACTACAACACCCTGAGCGATGACGGTCAGCTCGGCGTGATGGCGGCGCAACTGCAGGCGCAGGGTTCGCTGAACGTGCTGGGCATTACGGTCGTGTCCGGCAATCAATGGTTGAAGCAGGGCGTTGCCGACGCGTTGAAATCGGTCGAGCGTCTGGGTGTCGAGAAACAGATCGGCGTGTATGCCGGCGCCAATTACGCGCTGTCGCACGACTTCGCGACCATTCAGGCCGAGCAGAAGCAATTCCCCGGTGGCGACGGCTATCTCGGCGCGTGGAATAACCCCGAGCCGAAATCGGACAGCGACCTTGTCGCGCCGCCGGACGGCTTCGCGACGCACACCAAAGTGCAGAGCAAAAGCGCGGTTGATTTCATTGTCGATTCGGTCAGGCAGAACCCGGGCGAAGTGACGATTCTGGCGATCGGCCCGCTGACCAATATCGCGCTGGCTACGCGGCAGCATCCCGAGATCGTGCCGCTGATCAAGCAGATCATCTACATGGGCGGTGCGATCGACGTACCGGGTAATACCACGCCCACGGCGGAATTCAACTGGTGGTTCGATCCGGAAGCGGCGAAGGCCGTGTTGCATTTGCCGATCAAACAGGTGGTGATTCCGCTCGACGTGACGGACACCGTGAAGATGGACAAGGCGCTATACGATCGTGTCGCGCATGATCCGGCGAAGCAGACCATCATCACGCAATTGTTCAAGACGTTGAACGGCTATGGTTACGATGGCAAGAACGGCTTCGAGACGAATCCGAACTACACCACGAACATCTGGGACACGTTGACGCTCGCGTATCTGATGAATCCTTCGTTCGCCACGCAAACCGTGGATGAATGGGTGGATGTGGATATGAGCTTCGGCGCCAATGACGGCAAGGCTACGGGTTATACGAGTTTGCCGCCGGCGGGCTTGCAGA contains:
- a CDS encoding nucleoside hydrolase; translated protein: MKRLLVAMTCVASVTAVLAVSACGGNSLTASSAAPKVIIDSDYNTLSDDGQLGVMAAQLQAQGSLNVLGITVVSGNQWLKQGVADALKSVERLGVEKQIGVYAGANYALSHDFATIQAEQKQFPGGDGYLGAWNNPEPKSDSDLVAPPDGFATHTKVQSKSAVDFIVDSVRQNPGEVTILAIGPLTNIALATRQHPEIVPLIKQIIYMGGAIDVPGNTTPTAEFNWWFDPEAAKAVLHLPIKQVVIPLDVTDTVKMDKALYDRVAHDPAKQTIITQLFKTLNGYGYDGKNGFETNPNYTTNIWDTLTLAYLMNPSFATQTVDEWVDVDMSFGANDGKATGYTSLPPAGLQKMTVVKRFDNPGFFNFYVDLLTRPVPLTLPN
- a CDS encoding M15 family metallopeptidase, translating into MIAVVLLAYFAIAVLIAAMLLLPAVRASLLGVALAIHGRVMRGASRGATHARGQLVRSAKISQSTAVDMQKLLVKRRLLIFTTTGILATPPLVALALRGRQLFQFDDTARVPDEKIAALLNGEQLVPPPPLPPEVFATQEVEQIRPALKDASRDWNLLDADFRTRLLLVYKIMHEQYGYEMALLEGYRSPERQNRLAQMGGNVTNAAAFQSYHQYGLAADNAFLRDGKLVISEKDPWAMRGYQLYGQTAEQVGLTWGGRWKMMDLGHVEYHKPGFVLGRGH